The following are encoded in a window of Legionella geestiana genomic DNA:
- a CDS encoding helix-turn-helix transcriptional regulator, translating into MSRTQRLFDLIQMLRRYRYPVSGKQLAEALGISIRTLYRDIATLQAQGASIEGEPGVGYVLRPGFMLPPLMFSEDEIEALVLGSRWVAQRTDKKLGLAATNVLAKIAAVLPQDLRHQLEFSGLLIGPPKTLIERDDEKEATIRHAARKERKLQITYLDGKGEHSSRIIWPLAVGFFEEVQVVVAWCELRSDFRHFRTDRIVTLAESDGHYPRRREALLKKWREIHNIPNQ; encoded by the coding sequence TTGTCCAGAACGCAACGTCTTTTTGATTTGATTCAGATGCTTCGGCGATACCGTTATCCCGTCAGTGGAAAGCAATTGGCTGAAGCGCTTGGAATAAGCATACGTACGCTCTATCGCGACATCGCCACCTTACAGGCGCAAGGCGCCTCAATTGAAGGTGAGCCTGGCGTTGGCTATGTGTTGCGCCCGGGCTTTATGCTGCCTCCACTGATGTTTTCTGAAGATGAAATCGAAGCGCTGGTGCTCGGGTCACGATGGGTGGCGCAGCGTACGGATAAAAAATTAGGGCTTGCTGCAACGAATGTGTTAGCCAAAATAGCCGCTGTTCTTCCGCAGGACCTGCGGCATCAACTTGAGTTTTCAGGGTTGCTGATTGGGCCTCCTAAAACGCTGATAGAACGTGATGATGAGAAAGAGGCCACCATTCGTCATGCGGCACGCAAAGAGCGCAAGTTACAGATTACGTACCTGGATGGTAAAGGTGAACATTCAAGCCGCATTATCTGGCCACTGGCAGTTGGTTTTTTTGAAGAGGTACAGGTTGTTGTGGCGTGGTGTGAGCTTCGGTCTGATTTTCGCCATTTTCGAACGGATAGAATTGTAACCCTGGCCGAGTCAGACGGACACTATCCGAGGCGTCGTGAAGCATTGCTTAAAAAATGGCGCGAGATCCATAATATACCCAATCAATAA
- a CDS encoding HAD family hydrolase: MNIRIENFNAIIFDFDGVILDSEHMHYEAYERAFKEMRIPLTYDIYRERYLGMPDIQLIPAILRDFNLETVTLSNILEVKRKLYLEIIENTADLLPIPGFSGFLQQVTLIRPVAICTSASRREITGALEKLKAYFSASVFKPIITADDVVTGKPSPEGYLMAAELLKLPPEKCLVIEDSPKGVHAARAAGMTVCALLTTHAAHQLGEASHIAPDYKALSRMF; this comes from the coding sequence ATGAACATACGCATTGAGAATTTCAACGCCATAATTTTTGATTTTGACGGTGTCATTCTGGACAGCGAACACATGCATTATGAAGCATACGAAAGGGCTTTTAAGGAGATGCGCATTCCCTTAACCTATGATATTTATCGTGAACGCTATCTTGGAATGCCAGATATTCAGCTGATTCCAGCAATATTGCGCGATTTTAATCTGGAAACCGTTACGCTTAGTAACATTCTTGAGGTGAAGAGAAAACTTTATCTTGAGATTATTGAAAATACCGCGGACCTTCTGCCAATACCGGGATTTAGTGGATTTTTGCAACAGGTTACGCTTATAAGACCCGTAGCCATCTGCACCAGTGCCTCGCGCCGCGAAATCACAGGTGCCCTTGAAAAACTCAAAGCCTATTTTAGTGCCTCGGTTTTCAAACCCATTATCACGGCAGACGACGTAGTAACGGGTAAACCTTCCCCCGAAGGCTATTTAATGGCAGCCGAACTTCTTAAGTTGCCGCCTGAGAAATGCCTTGTTATTGAAGATTCCCCCAAAGGCGTGCATGCTGCACGAGCCGCGGGAATGACCGTGTGTGCTCTGCTGACCACCCATGCGGCACATCAGCTTGGTGAGGCCAGCCATATCGCACCAGATTACAAGGCACTGTCGAGAATGTTTTAG
- a CDS encoding saccharopine dehydrogenase family protein, with protein MHSRTVLIYGAYGYTGQLITDTFINRGFKPVIAGRNAQKLTIQANATGLESRVFSIDDARRLEEALEGCFCLVNCAGPFSETFRPLIDACLKTQTHYLDITGEYQVIEALSMRDKDARAAGIMVLPGAGFDVVPSDCLASYLKNKLPDANELTLAITAMQDGHHPGSGLSRGTLKTALMGFSGETMIRDKGVIAARGKPRTEMFTFLNQRKRLCQSVAWGDIASAWRSTKIPHIETWMSFPRRLMTVMQILYPIRRIINWRPLKEALLKKINQSPEGPTPEARAQSHAEILGIVRNSAGTDVRAVLTTPNGYTLTAEAVVTIVEKMLNGNVSCGFQTPATAYGYGLALEIDGVRIDDI; from the coding sequence ATGCATTCTCGCACGGTTTTAATTTATGGGGCGTATGGCTATACGGGACAATTAATCACCGATACCTTTATTAACCGCGGATTCAAGCCGGTTATTGCGGGACGAAATGCGCAAAAGCTTACGATTCAGGCAAACGCAACAGGGCTTGAGTCCCGTGTTTTTTCCATCGATGATGCCCGTCGTCTTGAAGAGGCGCTTGAGGGATGTTTTTGCCTCGTAAATTGCGCAGGGCCTTTTTCGGAAACGTTTAGGCCATTGATAGATGCCTGCCTTAAGACTCAAACGCATTATCTCGACATCACCGGCGAATACCAGGTTATCGAGGCATTATCAATGCGCGATAAGGACGCGCGGGCGGCGGGTATCATGGTGTTACCTGGTGCCGGATTTGATGTTGTGCCGAGTGACTGTCTTGCCAGTTATCTTAAAAATAAACTGCCTGATGCAAACGAACTAACCCTTGCCATTACCGCCATGCAGGATGGCCACCACCCGGGTTCCGGTCTATCACGCGGAACACTCAAAACGGCACTGATGGGATTTTCCGGGGAAACCATGATACGTGATAAAGGGGTTATCGCTGCCCGCGGAAAACCCCGTACAGAAATGTTCACGTTTTTGAATCAGCGAAAACGCCTGTGCCAGTCTGTCGCATGGGGAGATATCGCGTCTGCCTGGCGGAGCACTAAAATACCGCACATAGAAACCTGGATGTCGTTTCCGAGGCGTCTGATGACGGTGATGCAGATACTCTATCCCATCAGACGCATCATAAACTGGCGCCCGCTTAAAGAGGCGCTCTTAAAAAAAATCAATCAATCACCGGAAGGACCAACGCCTGAAGCTCGCGCGCAATCACACGCGGAAATTCTTGGGATAGTCCGAAACAGCGCTGGCACGGATGTTCGAGCGGTACTGACCACTCCCAATGGCTATACCCTGACTGCAGAGGCCGTGGTGACCATCGTTGAAAAAATGCTCAATGGCAATGTCTCATGCGGCTTTCAGACACCTGCAACCGCTTATGGGTATGGACTGGCCCTGGAAATTGACGGAGTACGGATTGATGATATTTGA
- a CDS encoding alpha/beta fold hydrolase: protein MPMNMFNHKNGYYLTAGEAQIYVEETGSPDGYPVIFLHGGLGSICDYSPFVGKIDTRFRCIGIDTRGHGMSTRGSEPLTYELLEKDTAEVLRQLNISRCAITGFSDGGIIAMRLGISKPQLISHLIGIGADWNPPDATLQALFSSLTIDSWKNKFPETIELYERLNPNPDFSNLMQAVIRMWLDLTPSGYPGKRVQALKCQTLIIRGDADPFLPLRHCAELHQEIPDAHFLNVPFAGHAAHITHAEAVGAFINQFLNRD, encoded by the coding sequence ATGCCGATGAATATGTTTAATCACAAAAATGGTTACTATTTAACCGCTGGAGAAGCGCAAATTTATGTCGAAGAAACCGGTTCCCCCGATGGGTATCCGGTTATTTTTTTACACGGCGGATTAGGCTCTATTTGTGATTATTCACCGTTTGTTGGAAAAATCGATACGCGTTTTCGCTGTATTGGCATCGATACCCGAGGGCATGGCATGTCAACGCGAGGTTCAGAGCCTTTAACCTATGAACTACTGGAAAAAGATACGGCTGAGGTATTAAGGCAGTTAAACATTTCCCGATGTGCCATCACAGGTTTTAGCGATGGAGGCATCATCGCCATGCGACTTGGTATCAGCAAGCCGCAACTAATCAGCCATTTGATTGGTATAGGTGCCGACTGGAATCCACCGGATGCAACACTTCAGGCGCTGTTTTCCAGTTTGACCATCGACAGTTGGAAAAATAAATTTCCTGAAACCATAGAACTGTATGAACGATTAAATCCAAATCCTGATTTTAGTAATCTGATGCAAGCTGTGATTCGCATGTGGCTCGATTTGACACCTTCGGGCTACCCGGGCAAGCGGGTTCAGGCCCTTAAATGCCAAACGTTAATTATTCGTGGTGATGCCGATCCGTTTCTGCCGCTCAGGCATTGTGCTGAACTCCATCAGGAGATACCTGACGCGCACTTTTTAAATGTCCCTTTTGCAGGTCATGCAGCACACATTACACACGCTGAAGCAGTTGGCGCATTCATTAACCAGTTTCTCAACAGGGATTAA
- a CDS encoding AAA family ATPase — protein sequence MLLIFGGLPGTGKSTLAKEIAHRLQAVYLRVDTAEQALKQSPHFSDSVGPEGYLVCYAIAADNLALGLHVVADSVNPLAITRESWQKVALSANTPFVEIELICSDTRTHQHRVETRKADIPGHQLPAWKEVINRDYQQWSAPSLKLDTSRHSVEECIEMIMNLIH from the coding sequence ATGCTGCTCATTTTTGGTGGACTGCCAGGAACTGGAAAATCAACCCTTGCCAAAGAAATCGCCCATCGACTTCAAGCGGTATACCTGCGTGTGGATACCGCTGAGCAGGCGTTAAAACAATCTCCGCACTTTAGCGATAGCGTGGGTCCTGAAGGATATCTGGTCTGTTATGCCATAGCTGCTGATAATCTGGCGCTTGGCCTTCACGTGGTTGCCGATTCGGTAAATCCTCTTGCCATAACACGCGAGAGCTGGCAAAAAGTTGCCCTTTCTGCAAATACTCCGTTTGTTGAAATTGAGCTGATTTGCTCTGATACCAGGACGCATCAACACCGGGTTGAAACCCGTAAGGCCGATATACCCGGCCACCAGCTGCCGGCATGGAAAGAGGTCATAAACCGCGACTATCAACAATGGTCTGCCCCCTCCTTGAAGCTGGATACATCCAGGCATTCTGTAGAAGAGTGTATAGAAATGATTATGAACCTCATCCACTGA
- a CDS encoding M48 family metallopeptidase, producing MQNSTTMHCLGFDVTVTHKKIKAMYLRVCPSTGQLRISAPRSVSAETIRAFIQTRISWIQQQQSRIQTLKPSHPYTYTDGERHYIFGKPCVLRLVEATNSPELYQTDAELILQVPADVDVEYRKNVFRAGLAGLLQKVLAPSVAQWAKTMGVSVSRCNIRLMRSRWGSCSPHSRSIRINLELVKKPPECIEYVVVHELAHLLEPSHNWRFKAIMNEFLPDWRARRMLLKHSPG from the coding sequence ATGCAGAACAGCACGACAATGCATTGTTTGGGTTTTGATGTTACTGTTACCCACAAAAAGATTAAGGCCATGTACCTGCGTGTGTGTCCATCTACCGGGCAACTGCGTATTTCTGCGCCCCGGTCTGTATCGGCTGAGACCATACGGGCATTTATCCAAACGCGCATCAGCTGGATTCAACAGCAGCAGTCGCGTATTCAAACACTCAAGCCTTCTCATCCTTACACATACACTGATGGTGAGCGCCATTACATTTTTGGCAAACCCTGTGTTTTGCGCCTTGTAGAAGCCACCAACAGTCCGGAACTTTACCAGACTGATGCTGAGCTCATTTTACAGGTTCCGGCAGATGTTGATGTTGAGTATAGAAAAAACGTGTTTCGCGCCGGATTAGCAGGCCTGCTTCAGAAAGTGCTCGCTCCGAGCGTGGCGCAATGGGCAAAAACCATGGGGGTTAGCGTTTCGCGTTGCAATATTCGACTGATGCGGTCGCGTTGGGGAAGTTGCTCGCCGCACTCAAGGAGTATTCGTATTAATCTGGAGCTCGTAAAAAAGCCGCCTGAGTGCATTGAGTATGTGGTGGTGCATGAACTGGCACATTTACTGGAGCCATCCCATAACTGGCGATTTAAAGCCATTATGAATGAGTTCTTGCCCGATTGGCGTGCACGCCGAATGCTTCTCAAGCACTCACCCGGATGA
- a CDS encoding EAL domain-containing protein, producing MEYSRDVAKVLTKQIDELSMERNRLIENIAEFRNILHGHPCAFLDYVEKVDNPFYEISADLTKIIYVNAATEKMFGMTRDALYEDANKWFNAVHPDDRGRVKEYLSNLDIKNKAATGFEYKMIKSDGSIVYVQDFAVLSNENDGEQHSIVGFVVDITKHVKIQKNKFVYEQIINAIRFTRSIEQTMDVIIKTACISMAWDEAEIWVYDSQATSFYCISVYHKLTEEIAEYYQMATSLIIDADTDFQGYVIRNNKPTLILDLARQNEVFNTSIARRHKISTALGIPIICHEKPIGVLTFYNQNQKNCEQSEIDTLEWMAGILGGIIQHNLSNQKLQYITSHNDLTGLLNRNGLEVSLNTLITQNESDMHGIIMLDISRFKLINETYNFEIGDILLRQIALKFQETLNDTTRIIANLGGDIFAFVVPKLKTSEALKPIIDKILVCLQRPFEIKNNLIYLQASIGVSIYPYDGLDIMTLLKKSDIALKHAKSRGGSSIQFSTQALQQSVSNALRIENGLRRALVDNQFRLHYQPKVDLRTGKMVGLEALIRWNDPQNGLQYPDAFLHIAQHSDLIIYIGEWVFLRLAYHFPLMDFKIPIAINMDARQLKREYDFVGFISQLIKKMSIPTELLELEVTEAEIMHDATQAAHVIQSLQKTGISIAIDDFGSGYSSYAYLRQFKPDRIKIDKSFIDGLPFDIENAAIVKSIIALCHILGMKVTAEGVETREQAQFLMQEGCDEAQGYYFSKPLQLYELRALIKSGGEFKLPE from the coding sequence ATGGAATATTCACGGGATGTCGCCAAAGTTCTGACGAAACAGATTGATGAACTATCAATGGAGCGTAACCGGCTTATTGAAAATATAGCTGAGTTTCGTAACATTCTGCACGGCCATCCCTGTGCTTTCTTAGATTATGTCGAAAAAGTAGATAACCCCTTTTACGAAATATCAGCCGATCTTACCAAGATTATTTATGTAAATGCCGCTACGGAAAAAATGTTTGGTATGACGCGAGATGCCTTATATGAGGATGCCAATAAATGGTTTAACGCCGTTCATCCAGACGATAGAGGAAGAGTAAAAGAATACCTCTCTAATCTTGACATAAAAAATAAAGCCGCCACTGGTTTTGAGTACAAGATGATAAAATCGGATGGCAGCATCGTATATGTTCAAGACTTTGCTGTCCTGAGTAATGAAAATGATGGGGAACAACACAGCATTGTAGGCTTTGTCGTCGATATCACAAAGCATGTTAAAATACAAAAAAATAAATTTGTTTACGAGCAGATTATAAACGCGATTCGTTTTACAAGAAGCATTGAACAAACAATGGATGTGATTATAAAAACTGCCTGCATTTCCATGGCTTGGGATGAGGCTGAAATCTGGGTTTATGACAGTCAGGCAACGTCTTTTTATTGCATTTCGGTATACCATAAACTGACTGAAGAAATTGCAGAGTATTATCAAATGGCAACCAGCCTGATTATTGATGCTGATACGGACTTTCAAGGTTATGTCATTCGTAACAACAAACCCACACTTATCTTGGATTTAGCCAGGCAGAATGAAGTATTTAATACCTCCATTGCCAGAAGGCATAAGATTTCCACTGCGCTTGGCATACCAATAATTTGTCACGAAAAACCTATAGGGGTGCTTACCTTTTATAACCAAAATCAAAAAAATTGTGAGCAAAGTGAAATTGATACATTGGAGTGGATGGCTGGCATTCTTGGAGGAATAATTCAACATAATTTAAGCAATCAAAAATTGCAGTATATTACATCTCACAACGACTTGACGGGGCTCCTCAATAGAAACGGCCTGGAAGTGTCTCTGAATACATTGATAACCCAAAATGAATCGGATATGCATGGTATAATCATGCTGGATATCTCGCGATTCAAATTAATCAATGAAACATATAATTTTGAAATAGGCGACATTCTACTTCGGCAAATTGCACTAAAATTTCAAGAAACCCTCAACGATACCACGCGAATAATTGCCAATTTAGGTGGTGATATATTTGCTTTTGTTGTTCCAAAACTTAAAACATCTGAAGCATTAAAACCAATTATCGATAAAATATTAGTATGTCTCCAAAGACCTTTCGAGATAAAAAACAATTTAATTTATTTACAGGCAAGTATCGGTGTGAGTATTTACCCATATGACGGCCTGGATATCATGACACTATTGAAAAAATCTGATATCGCTCTGAAACATGCCAAATCTCGTGGTGGCAGCAGCATTCAGTTTTCAACTCAAGCCTTGCAGCAATCCGTTTCAAACGCTCTGCGAATCGAAAACGGTTTAAGGCGAGCACTTGTCGATAATCAATTCAGGCTTCACTATCAGCCAAAAGTCGATTTGCGAACTGGTAAAATGGTGGGGCTGGAAGCGTTGATTCGATGGAATGATCCTCAAAATGGACTTCAGTATCCAGATGCTTTTTTGCACATAGCCCAACATTCCGATTTGATTATCTATATTGGTGAATGGGTCTTCCTGCGACTCGCTTATCACTTCCCCTTGATGGATTTTAAAATACCGATAGCTATCAACATGGATGCGCGGCAGTTAAAAAGGGAATATGACTTCGTCGGATTTATCTCACAATTAATAAAAAAAATGTCAATCCCTACTGAATTACTGGAATTAGAAGTAACGGAAGCAGAAATAATGCACGATGCCACACAAGCGGCTCACGTTATTCAGAGCCTTCAAAAAACCGGGATTTCTATTGCCATAGACGATTTTGGCTCAGGCTATAGTTCTTACGCTTATCTGCGGCAATTTAAGCCCGACAGAATTAAAATTGACAAATCTTTCATTGACGGCCTGCCTTTCGATATTGAAAATGCAGCCATTGTGAAATCCATCATCGCTTTATGCCATATCCTTGGCATGAAGGTGACGGCTGAAGGTGTTGAAACGCGCGAACAGGCACAGTTTTTAATGCAAGAAGGCTGCGATGAAGCACAGGGATATTATTTTTCAAAGCCATTACAACTTTATGAACTAAGAGCGCTGATTAAGAGTGGCGGGGAGTTTAAACTTCCAGAATAA
- a CDS encoding Spy/CpxP family protein refolding chaperone: MFKKLLGTFVVAISLMFSTALFADSSMCKHGLKHMLESLQLSDEQKAKIKPIIEQMKSTMKATGSQMDALKSKIHEQIHAASMDKDTVNSLIDQKTALIGSMMKTKVATVHQVLSVLTEEQKTKLHNMMKDAEEKMAQKYKSCHDND; the protein is encoded by the coding sequence ATGTTCAAAAAATTACTGGGAACGTTTGTTGTTGCGATATCATTAATGTTCAGTACAGCACTCTTTGCAGACTCTTCAATGTGCAAACATGGCTTGAAGCACATGCTTGAATCTCTGCAGTTAAGTGATGAACAAAAAGCAAAAATCAAACCCATCATTGAGCAGATGAAAAGTACCATGAAAGCCACCGGCTCACAGATGGACGCATTAAAATCAAAAATTCATGAGCAGATTCACGCGGCTTCCATGGATAAAGACACCGTCAACAGCCTCATAGACCAGAAAACAGCACTGATTGGCTCCATGATGAAAACCAAAGTAGCAACAGTCCATCAAGTACTGTCTGTTCTTACAGAAGAACAAAAAACCAAACTGCATAATATGATGAAAGACGCTGAAGAAAAAATGGCGCAGAAGTATAAAAGTTGCCATGATAATGACTAA
- a CDS encoding putative molybdenum carrier protein has product MIDKIITGGQTGVDRAAHDAAIFNGLDIAGWCSKGRIDENGIIPDKYSCLTEVAGSFASEAENYNFRTMRNIEDSDGTLVLVPAWPLPETIKDGTILTLQHARSCNKPLLILALNQSTAENQASLTEWLFRNSIKALNIAGPRESSQPGIYDLSLNFLKFVLSSHHYL; this is encoded by the coding sequence ATGATCGATAAAATTATCACAGGTGGTCAGACAGGTGTTGACAGAGCGGCACACGATGCAGCCATTTTTAACGGATTGGATATTGCAGGATGGTGCTCCAAAGGGCGGATTGATGAAAACGGTATTATCCCCGATAAATATTCTTGCCTGACCGAAGTGGCAGGAAGTTTTGCATCTGAGGCAGAAAATTATAATTTTAGAACAATGCGTAATATCGAAGACTCAGATGGAACGTTAGTTTTAGTGCCTGCATGGCCGTTACCGGAAACCATAAAAGATGGAACAATTTTAACGTTACAGCATGCACGCTCTTGTAATAAACCGCTTTTGATTTTGGCGCTCAACCAATCAACAGCGGAAAATCAAGCATCACTCACTGAGTGGCTTTTTCGTAATAGCATCAAAGCGTTGAACATTGCTGGTCCAAGAGAGTCCAGTCAACCGGGAATTTATGATTTGTCGTTGAATTTTCTGAAGTTTGTTTTGTCATCACATCATTATTTGTAG
- a CDS encoding class I SAM-dependent methyltransferase → MKTLNNYQLYIDFYTSELGGTGYLAFRDLSKIISNHTTIHPDNIMALDFGCGAGRSSNLLRLHGYKVKGVDIDINMLNEARSHAYNGIDFHLMEKGKIPFEDNKFDIVFNSFVLLDIGSKNELTHNISEMHRVCKKNGLIISVTNSEHLFSKKWLTINNEFPENIDLKSGDIAKIHLTDKDIILFDYYWSHTDYVDCINRAGCSNVSVYQPLGNDLDGYQWFDEKIYPPYSIFVVKK, encoded by the coding sequence ATGAAAACATTAAATAACTATCAGTTATACATTGATTTTTATACTTCCGAGCTCGGGGGTACTGGATATTTGGCATTTCGTGATTTATCTAAAATCATTTCAAATCATACGACTATCCATCCTGACAATATTATGGCTCTTGATTTTGGATGTGGTGCTGGAAGATCCAGTAATCTATTAAGATTGCATGGATACAAGGTGAAAGGTGTAGATATAGATATCAATATGCTTAATGAAGCAAGGAGCCACGCATATAACGGCATAGATTTTCATTTAATGGAAAAAGGAAAAATACCCTTTGAGGACAATAAGTTCGATATCGTGTTTAATTCATTTGTATTGCTTGACATAGGCTCAAAAAATGAATTAACTCATAATATTTCTGAAATGCATCGGGTATGCAAGAAAAATGGTTTGATAATATCTGTAACAAACAGCGAGCATCTTTTCTCTAAAAAATGGCTAACCATAAATAATGAATTTCCTGAAAACATTGATTTAAAAAGTGGTGATATTGCAAAAATCCATCTTACCGATAAAGATATTATTTTATTTGACTATTATTGGAGTCATACAGATTATGTTGATTGTATTAATAGAGCCGGATGTAGTAATGTAAGTGTTTATCAACCACTTGGAAATGATTTAGATGGATATCAATGGTTTGATGAAAAAATATATCCACCATATTCTATTTTTGTTGTGAAAAAATAA
- a CDS encoding MFS transporter, with protein MCKEDIKLQLIYFFQAFCSGIVFYLAIFLSKKGFFGAEDIGLILSATFLGSIIGNFLSGYFIDKNKENSLAKNGLLFQAIGFLIFGEVNNIYAAYLLMLIVGFGNSLVLISISYLLTQKYEGYKKTSIIGRQFIISNLGMVIAPMLLGYLSDEVSRYLFVAISIFLVGMIFTINNIKSSSKTQVKTDNLSRTTQRALNIPVLASIVSFSLMGIIYAIHRIGFPLYLESKDYSSIQTGYLNAVNPILIVSLQSLLIRSLKKNNEYHLIIFGLFLMGFSYLFLNISSAFISVMTTIIFMTLGEMLISVYSQSIIFKKAPEDKRGLYFSIYKLAYSLLGMSSTILAGFVIEQAGYQFLWKIPILISTIGVAVYLMVAGRVNFLTTDTDTASEKF; from the coding sequence ATGTGTAAGGAAGACATCAAGTTACAGCTAATCTATTTTTTTCAGGCTTTTTGTTCTGGAATTGTCTTTTACCTTGCGATTTTTTTAAGTAAAAAAGGTTTTTTTGGAGCAGAGGATATAGGTTTAATTTTATCGGCTACTTTTCTGGGAAGTATTATTGGTAATTTTCTGTCAGGATATTTTATTGATAAAAATAAAGAAAATTCTTTGGCTAAAAATGGACTGCTCTTTCAGGCGATCGGCTTTTTGATTTTTGGTGAAGTTAATAATATTTATGCAGCCTATTTGCTGATGCTGATAGTTGGATTTGGCAACTCTCTAGTGCTTATTTCTATCAGCTATTTACTGACCCAAAAATATGAAGGATATAAAAAAACATCCATCATAGGAAGACAATTCATTATTTCAAATCTAGGCATGGTCATTGCACCAATGTTACTAGGATATTTGTCTGATGAAGTGAGTCGATATCTCTTTGTTGCCATATCAATTTTTTTAGTTGGAATGATTTTCACCATTAACAATATCAAAAGTAGTTCAAAAACGCAGGTAAAGACAGATAATTTAAGCCGGACTACACAACGTGCTTTAAACATCCCAGTATTAGCATCAATAGTGTCATTCTCTCTGATGGGCATTATATATGCCATACATCGCATTGGGTTTCCGCTATATTTAGAGTCAAAAGATTATTCAAGTATTCAAACAGGTTATCTAAACGCAGTAAATCCCATTTTAATAGTTTCTTTACAAAGTCTGTTAATTAGAAGTTTGAAAAAAAACAATGAATATCATCTAATTATATTTGGTCTTTTTTTAATGGGTTTTTCTTATCTTTTCCTGAATATAAGTTCAGCATTTATATCTGTCATGACGACCATCATTTTTATGACACTCGGTGAAATGCTAATATCAGTATATTCTCAATCTATAATCTTCAAAAAAGCACCGGAAGACAAAAGAGGATTATATTTTAGCATTTATAAACTGGCATACTCCTTATTGGGGATGTCCAGCACGATATTAGCAGGATTTGTAATTGAACAGGCAGGATACCAGTTTCTTTGGAAAATACCGATACTGATCAGTACCATAGGAGTGGCAGTTTATCTTATGGTTGCAGGTAGAGTAAATTTTTTAACCACTGACACGGATACAGCCTCTGAGAAATTTTGA